One Ochotona princeps isolate mOchPri1 chromosome 25, mOchPri1.hap1, whole genome shotgun sequence genomic region harbors:
- the TSGA13 gene encoding testis-specific gene 13 protein, with protein sequence MKFRCGKPKVSGDGPGKEKRLTVGRDEIFDPVERSEFVLENFQNCKVHPNLARYYEPLKTTAQQKSLTQNRKIRSFMVKVTEYDQDMTILIMTNNPPPYPVDQQEKDSASKYFSKELLLEESQPQPSPTENLSLPLMPQKKQLRSGLKAAFPMKRVGDPTAGKEQWFRFSTDDDFKCEGKYSKIYALRRQKKMYPQLNFAPVHERDGSRDAFKGSASDRLPSRKTWEPLTLASLMEDKSTRTATGLSVFRRGGARQWINENVSLIK encoded by the exons ATGAA GTTTCGATGTGGCAAACCGAAGGTTTCAGGAGATGGTCCAGGGAAGGAGAAGCGCCTGACTGTCGGTAGGGATGAG ATTTTTGATCCAGTGGAGCGGTCAGAATTTGTTCTAGAGAATTTTCAGAATTGTAAAGTCCATCCAAACTTG GCCAGGTACTACGAGCCTTTGAAGACCACTGCACAACAGAAATCCCTGACTCAGAATAGAAAAATCAGAAGCTTCATGGTGAAAGTAACAGAGTATGATCAAGATATGACCATACTGATTATGACCAACAACCCACCTCCCTACCCAGTCGATCAGCAGGAAAAGGACAGTGCATCAAAGTACTTCTCTAAGGAGCTGCTGCTTGAG GAAAgtcagccccagcccagtcccacTGAGAACCTGAGCCTGCCCCTGATGCCTCAGAAAAAACAGCTGAGATCTGGGCTGAAAGCAGCCTTCCCCATGAAGCGTGTGGGCGACCCAACGGCCGGTAAAGAACAGTGGTTCAG gttttccaCTGATGATGACTTCAAGTGTGAAGGGAAGTATTCCAAGATCTACGCTTTGAGGAGGCAGAAAAAGATGTATCCTCAGCTCAACTTTGCTCCGGTCCATGAAAGAGACGGAAGCAGAGATG CTTTCAAGGGGTCAGCGAGCGACAGGCTGCCTTCCAGGAAGACGTGGGAGCCGCTAACCCTTGCCTCGCTGATGGAAGACAAATCCACCCGTACCGCGACCGGGCTAAGCGTCTTCCGCCGTGGCGGGGCCCGGCAGTGGATTAACGAAAATGTCAGTCTCATTAAGTGA